In Leptospira stimsonii, the genomic stretch ATCGTTTTACAATAACTATCTTTTGCTATTCTTCGCATTCGAATACGTCACCAAATTATTGTAATTGTTTTACGATATGCAAAATTGTGATAAAAAAGTAAAACAAGAATCACAAACGGTGGATACGTCAAAAAGCAATGCAGGGATTTTTTAGTCAACACAGATCTTGTTGTGAGGGAATGAAATCGACATCGATGTTATCAAATATCTTTATTTTTAAGAACATCGGATCCTGACTAACGTAAATTGATTCGAATTTAATAGTTAACTTGGTTTTTCAATGGCGGATTATCACCCGCTTTGAAAATTTTTAATATGACATTATTTTCTATTAAATTTGATTTAATGAGTTAAACTATGAAATAAAGGGATATAGATAAACGGTAATTTTATTCGAATTTATAATTGTAGAACTTAAAACCAAATTTGATCATCAAAAGATGAGATGATATCCTTTCATATAGTGCGTTATTAGGAGAAAAATTCGCCGAGGTTATAACAGAAGAAATTTCTTTAGGGTATTTGATCAAAAATTGAACGTGGTTATTTTGCTCGGCTACCGTATGGAATAAAAACGATCGATCAAGCGATGCGGTTATCAAATTGATCTTCGTTCAGCTTTTCAAAGGTGGGGAAAGCTAAGTTATACATTGTTAAAATTTTCAAATGAAAACTCCTATGTATTTGCTCGGAATTCGATTTTATTAAGATTTTTTTTTCCTAAGCTCAATATTACTTTCTGGGCTAATCTGAATTCATTTCTGGATAATCTGGATAAAATCATTAACAGTTCTCTCAGCGATTTATTCGATAAAAATTTTCTTAAAATAGAAATCTCAACATTAGTATCCTGAATCACCCTTCTCTGGTTAAAACGAGTTACTCGTTCTGGATTTTGGCCCTTAAGGATCCATTCTCGTCTATATCCATGAACTAATTCGATCGTAATTGCTGCATTTTCGGGAATCGGAAATCTGCCGCTGGCCCAACCGCTAATTGTTTGCTTCGACTTGCCTATCGTTTCTCCAAATTCTTTTTGGTTTCCCTTAAAGCACGAAAGGATGATTTTAATTCTTTTTTTTTGGGTGTTCAAAGCTAGTCCAAAAATAATACTTTTTATTAAATTGTATTAAAATAATACAATTATCGATATTAAAAATAAAATTTGAGCCAAATTTGACAAAAATAAAAATAAAATCAATAAAAAACATTTTATCATATTTTGGCTATTTTTGCGTCAGAAATCCTTAAAAAATCAATTGTTGAATAGGTGAGGATCGTAAAACCTGTGTTTGTCGATAGGGATTGAATATAGAAACCTTAATTCTTTTTGGCAGTTAATTATTTAGTCTATTCGAGTTATCCTTGATTTGTTTTTGTCGCCATTGACAAAGAAATATTAATTTGAGTAATAGGTGATTTAGTCCTATAGATTAAAGGTAGAAGCGGATTTTCTCATGGTATATATGCGAAAAAGAGAGATCTTAGAAAGTGATGGTAATTATGAATCCAAATCTATACATTCCTGCTTTTGCGGGGTTATCCCATTTCTTTTTCGGTATTTATGTTTTTAGATTAAAGCCAAGACAATCTGCTCAAACGATATTCTTCGTTTTAAATTTGTTACTTTCCCTTTGGATGCTCATCCAAGTCGGGCGAGGATTTCTTCCGATTCCGCTCCGAAATCTTGCTTTGAATTTAACGTTTCTTCCAATCTCGTTTGCCCCATTTACCTTATACCTACTTTTCAAAAAAATTGAAAACAAAGATAAGGGAATTCCGGTTTGGACCTTAATAGTGAATTTTTTCGGATCAGCTTTTGTTCTTTACACATGCCTTTCTCTGAAAATGGCTACTTTGAAAGATCCTGAAAAATTTATTTTTGATCTAAATCTGAACTATCACTTCCTTGTCGCTTATTTGTGCTTTTGGATGCTTTTGGCGATCGGAACTGTCACTCGAACGATGCTAGTCAAGCGGGGTGATTTTAAAGTAAGGCTGTTTTTGGTCTTATTGGGGGCGGCGCTTGTGTTACCGATTACTACTGCGTTTGTTTATTTTCTTCCGCTTTTCGGTATATATAAGCCTTATCTTTCTTCTATCGGTCTTATCTTTGCTTCAATCCTTTGGGCGATTGCAATTCTTCATTACGATGCATTTGAGATCAAAGCTGAGGTTCTGGAAGGCAGGGAAGTCCTATTATTAAATAGGGCGGCTTCGTTTGGATTCTTAAAACTTTTGGAAAAGTTGGATCCAATGAGATTTGTACAAAAAAGTGCACATGAAAAAGAAGAAATCACCAAACAAATTCTAATACAGGACTACAATCTTGCCTCAAGGACTGGCGAACTCTCTG encodes the following:
- a CDS encoding transcriptional regulator, yielding MNTQKKRIKIILSCFKGNQKEFGETIGKSKQTISGWASGRFPIPENAAITIELVHGYRREWILKGQNPERVTRFNQRRVIQDTNVEISILRKFLSNKSLRELLMILSRLSRNEFRLAQKVILSLGKKNLNKIEFRANT
- a CDS encoding LIC10906 family membrane protein, whose product is MNPNLYIPAFAGLSHFFFGIYVFRLKPRQSAQTIFFVLNLLLSLWMLIQVGRGFLPIPLRNLALNLTFLPISFAPFTLYLLFKKIENKDKGIPVWTLIVNFFGSAFVLYTCLSLKMATLKDPEKFIFDLNLNYHFLVAYLCFWMLLAIGTVTRTMLVKRGDFKVRLFLVLLGAALVLPITTAFVYFLPLFGIYKPYLSSIGLIFASILWAIAILHYDAFEIKAEVLEGREVLLLNRAASFGFLKLLEKLDPMRFVQKSAHEKEEITKQILIQDYNLASRTGELSVEKRARILSKKFGKYFK